Sequence from the Bacteroidales bacterium genome:
GACATTAATAGATTATCAGAAAATAAAATCAACATATATCCTAATCCGGCAAATGATATAATTTATATTGATTTTTTACCCTCTGACATTGAAGATGCTCAAGTATCATTTTATGATATTACGGGAAAAGAAGTATTGTCAAAACAATTTAACATTAACGAAAAAAAGATTGATATTTCAGAATTAAAATCGGGGGTTTACTTTATAAAAATTAATACAGAAAACCAAATTTATATAAGCAAATTAATTAAAAACTAAACTTTGCGTCTTTGCGTCTTTGTGTGAGACAAATTATACTTCTTCCGCCATTCAATATATCCCCAAATCGCTAAAACTAAAAAAATTGAATATTGTATCCCAGTAAAACCATATCCTTTAACAAAATACAAAGGAATTGAAACAATATTCCCGACAATCCAAAGTGTCCAGTTTTCAATTTTTTTATTTGCCATAAGCCACATTGCAGCAAAAAATACACCTGTTGTAAATGTATCTAAAAACGGTGTTGCTGTTCTGAAATCTTCAAGGTTTCCTGAACTTAATTTTGATATTGCATAGTTTACACTTTCACCGAAATTAAGATTATTCGGCATTACATTATAATAACGATATACAATAATTACAAAAATTGAAGTAAAAATAAATATTCCTGTCGCTTTCAGCCAATCTTTTTTATTTGAATATGTTATAGGTATATGATGTTTATCGTCATCAATGATTTTACTC
This genomic interval carries:
- the pnuC gene encoding nicotinamide riboside transporter PnuC; protein product: MILGSVNLFEFLLEPYQDATILNISLEFIAALFGVISVFFAKKENILVFPTGIISTGLYVYLLSQWSLYGDLIINVYYTGMSIYGWYMWSKIIDDDKHHIPITYSNKKDWLKATGIFIFTSIFVIIVYRYYNVMPNNLNFGESVNYAISKLSSGNLEDFRTATPFLDTFTTGVFFAAMWLMANKKIENWTLWIVGNIVSIPLYFVKGYGFTGIQYSIFLVLAIWGYIEWRKKYNLSHTKTQRRKV